A portion of the Pseudoalteromonas luteoviolacea genome contains these proteins:
- a CDS encoding glycerophosphodiester phosphodiesterase yields the protein MIQVFAHRGASGMYPENSLSAISAALEVDINGIELDVQSCRDDYAIIHDTWLDRTTNGKGMVKYASRAELNNLDAGNGEGIPTLQEVFNLIGKQADINLELKHTYGLDKFVHYIEKNIQENIIERSQLILSSFDHHQLVWLKQKLPWVKIGALTSSIPLNYAEFAQRLHAYSIHVDKNFINYEFVNDAKQRGLKVYTYTVDKQQDIEQVLEMGVDGIFSNYPCHAKMVVNKWLNRST from the coding sequence ATGATCCAAGTATTTGCACACCGCGGTGCCAGCGGTATGTATCCCGAAAACTCGCTAAGTGCAATTAGCGCAGCTTTAGAAGTGGATATAAATGGTATAGAGCTTGATGTACAAAGCTGTCGTGACGATTACGCCATCATTCACGATACTTGGTTAGACCGCACTACAAATGGTAAAGGCATGGTAAAATATGCGTCTAGAGCCGAATTAAACAATCTTGATGCAGGGAATGGAGAGGGGATCCCGACCCTGCAAGAAGTCTTTAATTTAATAGGTAAACAAGCGGATATTAACCTTGAGTTAAAGCACACATACGGCTTAGATAAGTTTGTGCACTACATTGAAAAAAATATACAAGAAAATATCATTGAACGCTCACAGCTCATCCTTTCTTCATTTGATCACCACCAATTAGTCTGGCTAAAACAAAAGCTTCCGTGGGTAAAAATCGGGGCATTAACCTCATCAATACCACTCAATTATGCTGAATTTGCACAACGTCTTCACGCCTATAGTATTCATGTAGACAAAAACTTCATTAACTATGAATTTGTTAATGATGCAAAGCAAAGAGGTCTAAAGGTTTATACTTACACCGTGGATAAACAACAAGATATAGAGCAAGTATTGGAGATGGGGGTTGATGGCATATTCAGCAATTACCCTTGCCACGCCAAGATGGTCGTCAACAAATGGCTTAACAGGTCAACTTAA
- a CDS encoding DMT family transporter: MQQHQSALINLHLAVFLFGGTALFSKLIALPALDITVYRTAIAFIALVVILKVQNKQLKLNQIRDYFIVIGLGTIIGIHWVTYFAAMQMAGIAIGIIAFFTYPVITVLLEPLFSKARLKIADLFIAIVVIFGIYLMMPNTDLGDQVTLGIVTGVISGAFFAIRNLLQKKYFSQYGGPHTMLYQTLTAAVILSMFVDNPPSTLPIQDIYYLLLAGVVFTAIPHSLFAHSLRFLSATTVGLISCLQPLYGILLAYMLLSETTSMTTLIGGALVVSAAFFETWSITRKK; encoded by the coding sequence ATGCAACAACATCAATCGGCTCTAATCAACCTACACCTTGCTGTTTTTCTTTTCGGCGGCACTGCGCTTTTCTCAAAATTAATCGCCCTTCCAGCATTAGACATTACAGTCTATCGCACTGCTATCGCTTTTATCGCGTTAGTGGTGATCCTCAAGGTGCAAAATAAGCAGCTCAAGCTCAACCAGATACGAGATTACTTTATTGTTATAGGGCTAGGGACTATTATCGGGATCCACTGGGTTACCTATTTTGCCGCTATGCAAATGGCGGGAATTGCAATTGGAATTATTGCGTTCTTCACCTACCCCGTGATCACGGTGCTGTTAGAACCTTTATTTAGTAAAGCACGTCTAAAAATAGCCGATTTATTCATTGCTATTGTGGTTATTTTTGGCATTTATTTAATGATGCCGAATACAGACTTAGGTGATCAGGTCACACTCGGAATTGTGACTGGGGTGATATCAGGTGCGTTTTTTGCCATACGTAACCTACTACAAAAAAAATACTTTTCCCAGTATGGTGGTCCACACACTATGCTCTATCAAACCTTGACTGCGGCTGTTATTTTATCCATGTTTGTAGACAACCCTCCGAGTACTTTGCCAATACAAGATATTTATTACCTGCTTCTAGCAGGCGTAGTTTTCACAGCAATTCCCCACTCGCTCTTTGCTCATAGCTTACGCTTCTTAAGTGCTACAACAGTCGGACTAATTTCATGCCTGCAACCCTTGTATGGCATTCTATTGGCTTATATGCTGTTATCTGAGACGACCAGTATGACAACACTGATTGGCGGAGCATTAGTGGTGAGTGCCGCCTTTTTTGAAACTTGGTCAATAACAAGGAAAAAATGA
- a CDS encoding sensor histidine kinase produces the protein MNLSVGHFTHSMHIARPNRHFFGNYGHLFFSVFYFFPLYRSWNIHTHVEIACELLAYIVFVFIYCKALKYPSNKVLPLISVMVFICILTTQITPGTSTLFGYIAYFIGFCFIGFVRWLMLTLLLLSIAGVTLLFIPVNDWAYFIGPALVVSLGLFSFGYVEYKDRVHSDVTRKSKEQIQQLAKIAERERIARDLHDLLGHSLSSISLKSELASKFIAAGLLEKADTEAQEVAKLARVALSEVREAVSGMQLLGLTAQLDVMASRLQDKGVKVHKEVKYGAISAQKESCFCFVAKEAVTNVLKHSNASQIKISLNEQSNYHQLTVEDDGQVGSVIWGNGLRGIKSRIEELGGHIHINTTYGYKLVAQLPK, from the coding sequence ATGAATTTAAGCGTCGGTCACTTTACACACTCAATGCATATAGCGAGACCAAATAGGCACTTTTTCGGCAATTATGGTCATTTATTTTTTTCAGTGTTTTATTTTTTTCCATTGTATCGAAGCTGGAATATACATACACATGTTGAAATTGCATGTGAGTTACTTGCTTATATTGTATTTGTATTTATTTACTGCAAAGCACTGAAATACCCGTCGAATAAAGTACTCCCTTTGATATCGGTAATGGTTTTCATCTGTATATTGACAACTCAGATCACACCAGGAACGAGCACACTATTTGGCTACATTGCTTATTTTATCGGGTTTTGTTTTATTGGTTTTGTGCGTTGGTTAATGTTGACGCTGCTTTTGCTATCCATCGCCGGTGTGACTCTGTTGTTTATACCAGTGAATGATTGGGCATATTTTATCGGGCCTGCATTGGTAGTCTCTTTAGGGTTATTCAGTTTTGGTTATGTAGAGTATAAAGATAGGGTCCATAGCGACGTGACACGAAAAAGCAAAGAGCAAATTCAGCAATTAGCAAAAATTGCTGAACGAGAGCGTATCGCAAGGGATCTGCATGACTTACTGGGGCATTCGCTTAGTTCTATTTCGTTAAAGTCAGAGCTTGCAAGTAAATTCATTGCTGCAGGTTTATTGGAGAAGGCAGATACGGAGGCGCAAGAAGTGGCCAAGCTTGCTCGGGTTGCTTTATCAGAGGTAAGAGAAGCCGTATCCGGTATGCAGCTGCTAGGACTAACAGCACAATTGGATGTGATGGCATCTCGCCTACAGGACAAAGGTGTCAAAGTTCACAAAGAGGTTAAATATGGCGCTATTTCTGCACAAAAAGAAAGTTGTTTTTGTTTTGTAGCTAAAGAGGCGGTAACGAATGTGCTTAAACACAGTAATGCTTCCCAGATAAAAATTTCTCTCAATGAGCAAAGCAATTATCATCAACTTACCGTTGAGGATGATGGTCAAGTAGGTTCTGTTATCTGGGGAAATGGGTTGCGTGGGATAAAATCTCGTATTGAAGAGCTTGGTGGCCATATACATATCAATACAACATATGGTTATAAGCTGGTGGCGCAACTTCCAAAATAA
- a CDS encoding response regulator transcription factor: MNILVVEDQALVRNAIAALLSLEPGLEVVGQVEDGQQALEFLARNTPDIVLSDIEMPNVTGLELAQEIQKQYPKVKVVIMTTFSRSGYIRRAMESNVKGFILKEAPSDYLINALKKVSVGQKVIDPELAMNALDDNDPLSDKERKALKLAGEGLKTKQIAEALYLSEGTVRNYLSDAIAKLNATNRIDAARIARQKGWL; encoded by the coding sequence ATGAATATTTTAGTGGTTGAGGATCAAGCGTTGGTGAGAAATGCCATTGCCGCATTACTGAGTTTGGAACCCGGTTTGGAGGTAGTCGGTCAAGTTGAAGATGGCCAGCAAGCGCTTGAGTTTCTCGCACGTAATACGCCTGATATCGTGCTTAGCGATATTGAAATGCCAAATGTAACAGGATTAGAGTTGGCTCAGGAAATACAAAAACAATACCCTAAAGTAAAAGTCGTGATCATGACGACATTTTCTCGAAGTGGCTATATTCGCCGTGCTATGGAGTCTAATGTAAAGGGATTTATTCTAAAAGAAGCGCCGAGTGATTACTTGATTAATGCATTAAAGAAAGTCTCTGTAGGGCAGAAGGTAATAGATCCAGAGCTGGCGATGAATGCGCTTGATGATAATGATCCCCTTTCTGATAAAGAAAGAAAAGCGCTAAAGCTTGCAGGTGAAGGTTTGAAAACGAAGCAAATTGCAGAGGCGCTATATTTAAGCGAAGGCACCGTGAGAAATTATTTATCAGATGCAATTGCTAAATTAAATGCGACAAACCGAATTGATGCGGCTCGTATTGCTAGACAAAAGGGTTGGCTATAA